Part of the Pedobacter roseus genome is shown below.
CAATGGTGATGTAAGATCGGATAATGCTTATGCAGGTGGAGATAACCCGGCTAACATCCAACTGGATTTATTTACCGTAATCTCTACAAACGGCAACGTAGGAAGAGATTGGAATGCTTTGTACAGTGATATTAAAAACTGTAACTTAATTTTAACAAACGTTCCGAACATTGTAGATGCCAAGCTTGATGCAGGCGACCGCAGAAAACAGATTCTTGCAGAAGCCAGCATTTTAAGGGCTTACATGTATTTCAACTTAGTGAGAACCTGGGGTTCCGTTCCTTTGGTGGTTAAAGTACCTACAACCGATGCTGAATTTTATCCGGCAAAAGCAAGTGTTGATGCCATTTATACACAGATCATTTCCGATCTGGAGTATGGTGCAGCCAATGCCCGTGTTGCTGGTCCTACCAAAGGCATTATGACCAAAGGTGTTGCAAATGCACTTTTGGCTAAAGTATATGCAAGTAAACCTACACCCGATTGGACTAAAGTAAGTACATATTGCGATGCAGTAATTGGCGGTGGTTATTCTTTAATAGCAAACTACGATTTCCTTTGGGATTCTAACCATAAAAACAATTCAGAAGCCATTTGGGAAATGCAATACGATGGTTACGGAGGTTTACACGGAAACTGGATGCCGAGTGTATTGGTTGGAACAGGATGGAAAAGGTTTAACACCCCTACCAACAGCTTGGCAAAAGCTTATGATGATGCTGGTGATGCCATCCGTAAAGCTTCGAGCATTAAATTTAACAATGTAGTATCAGAGGGTTGGAGCGATTCGTATTGGTCTAAAACAAGCTACCCATACATCAATAAATACCGTGCAGACGATAAATCGGATAACTATATTTTAAGATTGGCCGATATCATTTTATTAAAAGCTGAGGCTTTGAACGAATTAAGTGCATCGGGCTGGTCGGCAGCAGCACCTTTTGTTAATCAGATCCGCAACCGTGTTAATCTTGGCGTTACTACCGCGACAGATCAGGCTTCAATGCGTTTAGCAATTGAAAACGAACGCCGTTTAGAATTGGCTTTCGAAGGTCACCGTTGGTTCGATTTATTAAGAACAAACAGGGTAATTCCGGTAATGAATGCACAGGTTGATGGTACAGGAGCAAACCTGAACTATAACCTTACCACTTCAAAATTATATTTCCCGATTCCACAGGATGAATTAGACAAAAATCCTAACGTACGTTAATTTCTATAAAAACAGAGGCGGCTACGGTCGCCTTTGTTTTATAACTTAATTTCTATGATGTTAAAAAAAACCTTGCTCTCACTCCTGGCATTGGGAAGCCTTTTCAGCGCCCAGGCCCAGATCAAAAATACAAACCAGGCGAAAATTGAAGCTTTGTTGAGCAAAATGACGCTTGAAGAAAAAGTGGGTCAGATGGCGCAAATTACCCTGGATGTAATTGGAACGGGTAAAAGTCGTTTCGAAAGCGACGAGCCTTTTACGCTCGATAAAGCCGCAATGGATAAAGCTCTAATCCAATACCACGTGGGTTCGGTATTAAATACCTCCAACAACAGGGCACGCACGCCGCAGGTTTGGTATAAAATCATCAGCGAAATCCAGGATGTAGCCATTAAAAAAGGTAAAAATAAAATCCCCGTAATTTATGGTGTTGATGAAGTTCATGGTGCTACTTACACTGCTGGTGCAACCATGTTCCCTCAGCAAATCGGTCAGGCGGCTACATTTAACCGCAGCCTGGTTAAAAAAGGTGCATCAATCACCGCTTACGAAACCCGCGCCAGTTCTATTCCATGGAACTTCGCCCCTATTTTAGATTTAGGTGCCGATCCACGTTTTCCACGCCAGTGGGAAAGTTTTGGAGAAGATCCGTATGTGGTTACCGAATTGGGAAAAGCAGCTGTTAAAGGTTATGAGGGAGATGATAATAATGTTGCTAATCCTTACAAGGTTGCAACCTCATTAAAACACTTTTTAGGTTACCAAACGCCAACTACCGGAAAAGACAGGACACCTTCTTTTATTTCCAATCAGGCTTTAAGAGAATACCATTTGCCACAGTTTAAAGCGGCTATAGAGGCTGGTGCACACACGGTGATGATCAATTCGGGTATTATCAATGGCATTCCGGTTCACTCTAATTACAATATCGTTACTAAATTATTAAAGGAAGAACTGGGTTTTAAAGGTTTGGTGGTTACCGATTGGGGTGATATTGAAAATCTTTTTAAAAGAGATCATATTGCCAAAGACGATAAAGAAGCCATTATGCTGGCCATTAATGCCGGAATAGATATGAGCATGATTGCTTATAACTACGAAGTATTTTGCGATAACCTGATTGCGTTGGTTAAAGAAGGTAAAGTAAAACAGGAAAGAATTGATGATGCCGTACGCCGGATTTTACTGGTAAAATTTGCGACCGGTTTATTCGAAAAACCAACCACCAACCCTAAAGATTACCCGAAATTTGCCAGTAAAGAATTTCAGACTGCTGCTTACAATACTGCTGCAGAATCGATCACCCTATTAAAAAACACCAATAACATCCTTCCCCTAAAAAAAGGAATTAAATTGTTAATTACAGGACCTAATGCAAACTCGATGCGTACCTTGAACGGCGCGTGGACGTACAGCTGGCAGGGTGAAAAGGTAGAAGAATTTGCAAAAGATTATAATACCATTTTAGAAGCCCTGCAACATAAAAACGGTGCCGATAATATCAAATATCTTCCTGGCGTGAGCTATAAAATGGACGGTAAATATTTTGAAGATTTTGCCGACAAAATGGACGAAACCATTGCTGCTGCCAAAGATGTGGATGCAGTAGTATTGTGCCTGGGCGAAAATACCTATACTGAATCACCAGGCAATTTAAGTGACCTTTACATTTCTGATTTACAGATCGAACTGGCTAAAAAGATTGCAGCAACCGGTAAACCTGTTATTTTGGTACTGAACGAAGGCCGTCCGAGGATTATCAGTAAGTTCGAGAAAAGCATGAGCGCGGTGGTTCAAACTTATCTTCCCGGCAATTATGGTGCAGATGCATTGGCCGATATTTTATTCGGTGATGTAAATCCATCAGGAAAACTGCCTTACACCTATCCACAGTTCCCGAATGCCTTATTTACTTATTACCATAAACCTTCTGAGGCCCGCGAAACCGTAGAAGGTGTTTATAACTACGATTCTGATTACAACCCACAATATGTTTTCGGTCAGGGTTTAAGTTATACCACTTTCAAATACAGCAACCTGAAATTAAGCAGCAATACTTTAAAAGCTGGCGAAAATTTGACCATTTCTGTTGAAGTAAGCAATACCGGAAACAGGTCAGGTAAAGAAAGTGTATTACTTTATACCTCTGATTTAGTTGCAAGTGTAATTACTCCAGACGTAAAACGGCTAAGAGGTTTCGAAAAAATCGACTTGAAAGCCGGCCAAAGCAAAACAGTAACTTTCACTTTAACACCTGAAGATATTGCTGTTGTAAATGTAGAAGGCAAAAAAGTAACCGAAGCTGGCGAATTCAAAATCCAGATCGGTGACCAGAAAATAAACTTTAATTACACAAATTAAACCAACCCTGTTTACAGGCACATTGCTTATGTCCAAAAAGCATAAGCAATGTTTTTAAATTACATTCTAATTTATACTATGCGAAATACCCTGAAATCTCTAACCAAAACCATAATTATGAAACCCATTTACAACCTGGGCACTGCACTGGCCATCTTGATTGTTGCCTGTGCCTGTAGCAAAAGTCCGAAGACAAGTGAAGGAAGTGACTCACCACCAACTTCTACCGAACCAGTTAAAACCGATGTTGCATTTTGGCTAACCAAAGGCGATCAGTCGCAACTGTTAAAAAAGCAGAATGTTGCCTTAAACTTTTCTACCGTTACCAACAGCAATCCAACCATTGAGGTAGACCCAGCTACCACTTTTCAAAATATTGATGGTTTCGGTTATACCTTAACAGGTGGCAGTGCAAATTTGATAAATGCTTTACCAGCTGCAGCGCAAGATAAGCTCTTAAACGAGCTGTTTGCGGGCACTGATGATGCCATTGCAGTAAGTTACCTCAGAATAAGTATTGGGGCTTCAGATTTAAGCGCTACGCCTTTTACCTATAATGATCTGGCCGATGGAGAAACGGATGATAATTTAGCAAAATTCTCTATCGCCAAAGAACAGGCTGATTTAATTCCGGTATTAAAAAAGATAGTAGCCATTAACCCTTCAATTAAAATTTTAGGCTCACCATGGACAGCCCCTACCTGGATGAAGACCAACAAAAGTTTTATTGGTGGTAGTTTAAAACCAGAATATTACCAAACTTATGCGAAATACCTGGTGAAATACATTCAGGCAATGAAAGCAGAAGGGATTATAATTGATGCCATTACCCCACAAAATGAGCCATTACATCCTGGCAATAACCCAAGTATGTATATGACCGCTTTAGATCAGGCTGATTTTATTAAAACTGCATTAGGTCCGATTTTCCAAAGCAGCGGAATCAAAACCAAGATTATCGTTTATGACCACAACGCTGATAAACCAGAATATCCGATTACCATTTTAAACGATGCTGATGCCAAGAAATATGTTGATGGTTCTGCATTCCACTTATATGCTGGCCCTATTACTGCACTTACGCAGGTACACAATGCACATCCAGACCGCAATGTTTACTTTACCGAGCAATGGGTTGGTGGCCCGGGTAATTTTGCTGAAGATTTAAAATGGCATGTATCTACCTTAATTGTTGGCGCAACCCGTAACTGGAGCCGGAATGTTTTAGAGTGGAATTTAGCTGCAGATCCAAACTACAACCCACATACTGATAAAGGCGGCTGTACTACTTGTTTAGGTGCCATTACCATTGCACCGGCAGTAAGCAGAAATGTAGCTTATTATGTAATTGCACACGCTTCTAAATTTGTAAAACCAGGTTCGGTGAGGATTGCATCAAACATTACAAATAACCTGCAGAACGTGGCTTTTAAAACCCCTGATGGTAAAAACGTATTGATTGTTTGCAATAATAATAGTTCAGAAACGGCATTCAATATTAAATACAACGGTAAAATGATAACCAGCAGCCTGGATAAAGGGGCGGTAGGTACTTACGTTTGGTAAAAACTTTATCGTTTAATTGTTTAGTTAGCCCCGTACTTACGGGGCTTTCTGGTTTATATACTTTTTGGCAGGTGCTTTGCTCCATAATAAAAAATCAATCCGATAAGAAAATGAAAAACATGATCCCAGTATTAGGCCTTGCCACTTTATTGATGGCTGCATGTCAGGGCGGTACCGCTAAAAAGACACAGGCAAAAATAGACTCTACCATTGTAACCAACGCCGAAACCGCAACAGATTCGGTTCAATGTTATCAATACATTA
Proteins encoded:
- a CDS encoding glycoside hydrolase family 3 N-terminal domain-containing protein; amino-acid sequence: MMLKKTLLSLLALGSLFSAQAQIKNTNQAKIEALLSKMTLEEKVGQMAQITLDVIGTGKSRFESDEPFTLDKAAMDKALIQYHVGSVLNTSNNRARTPQVWYKIISEIQDVAIKKGKNKIPVIYGVDEVHGATYTAGATMFPQQIGQAATFNRSLVKKGASITAYETRASSIPWNFAPILDLGADPRFPRQWESFGEDPYVVTELGKAAVKGYEGDDNNVANPYKVATSLKHFLGYQTPTTGKDRTPSFISNQALREYHLPQFKAAIEAGAHTVMINSGIINGIPVHSNYNIVTKLLKEELGFKGLVVTDWGDIENLFKRDHIAKDDKEAIMLAINAGIDMSMIAYNYEVFCDNLIALVKEGKVKQERIDDAVRRILLVKFATGLFEKPTTNPKDYPKFASKEFQTAAYNTAAESITLLKNTNNILPLKKGIKLLITGPNANSMRTLNGAWTYSWQGEKVEEFAKDYNTILEALQHKNGADNIKYLPGVSYKMDGKYFEDFADKMDETIAAAKDVDAVVLCLGENTYTESPGNLSDLYISDLQIELAKKIAATGKPVILVLNEGRPRIISKFEKSMSAVVQTYLPGNYGADALADILFGDVNPSGKLPYTYPQFPNALFTYYHKPSEARETVEGVYNYDSDYNPQYVFGQGLSYTTFKYSNLKLSSNTLKAGENLTISVEVSNTGNRSGKESVLLYTSDLVASVITPDVKRLRGFEKIDLKAGQSKTVTFTLTPEDIAVVNVEGKKVTEAGEFKIQIGDQKINFNYTN
- a CDS encoding RagB/SusD family nutrient uptake outer membrane protein — protein: MKLKIYSLIAAGTITLALSSCKKDFLDQTPITQVGPDVAFADAAAAEKLIQGAYDGMYNDFHIWDYMTNGDVRSDNAYAGGDNPANIQLDLFTVISTNGNVGRDWNALYSDIKNCNLILTNVPNIVDAKLDAGDRRKQILAEASILRAYMYFNLVRTWGSVPLVVKVPTTDAEFYPAKASVDAIYTQIISDLEYGAANARVAGPTKGIMTKGVANALLAKVYASKPTPDWTKVSTYCDAVIGGGYSLIANYDFLWDSNHKNNSEAIWEMQYDGYGGLHGNWMPSVLVGTGWKRFNTPTNSLAKAYDDAGDAIRKASSIKFNNVVSEGWSDSYWSKTSYPYINKYRADDKSDNYILRLADIILLKAEALNELSASGWSAAAPFVNQIRNRVNLGVTTATDQASMRLAIENERRLELAFEGHRWFDLLRTNRVIPVMNAQVDGTGANLNYNLTTSKLYFPIPQDELDKNPNVR
- a CDS encoding glycoside hydrolase family 30 protein, with protein sequence MKPIYNLGTALAILIVACACSKSPKTSEGSDSPPTSTEPVKTDVAFWLTKGDQSQLLKKQNVALNFSTVTNSNPTIEVDPATTFQNIDGFGYTLTGGSANLINALPAAAQDKLLNELFAGTDDAIAVSYLRISIGASDLSATPFTYNDLADGETDDNLAKFSIAKEQADLIPVLKKIVAINPSIKILGSPWTAPTWMKTNKSFIGGSLKPEYYQTYAKYLVKYIQAMKAEGIIIDAITPQNEPLHPGNNPSMYMTALDQADFIKTALGPIFQSSGIKTKIIVYDHNADKPEYPITILNDADAKKYVDGSAFHLYAGPITALTQVHNAHPDRNVYFTEQWVGGPGNFAEDLKWHVSTLIVGATRNWSRNVLEWNLAADPNYNPHTDKGGCTTCLGAITIAPAVSRNVAYYVIAHASKFVKPGSVRIASNITNNLQNVAFKTPDGKNVLIVCNNNSSETAFNIKYNGKMITSSLDKGAVGTYVW